From one Conexibacter woesei Iso977N genomic stretch:
- a CDS encoding restriction endonuclease subunit S, protein MTSDQSPPPGWRLHRLGDVAEIFDGPHATPKKTSAGPVFLGISSLTNGRLDLADLEHLSEEDFIRWTRRITPREGDVVFSYETRLGEAAAIPSGLRCCLGRRMGLLRPRDQIVRPRFLLYAYLGPQFQETIRERTIHGSTVDRIPLKEMGTFPIALPPLDEQERIESILAALDARYEHNHALGARELHVAHHIFRSMFGGRIEGDDQLGNHVTVTRGRSYKSSELTGDDRALVTLKSVRAGGGYNPDGLKPYLGDYRPPQVVQPGELVVAHTDLTQAAAVIGKPAIVPDTGSFSELVASLDLAIVRPSGLSVSIPFLYFLFLEPSFQQHAYGYANGSTVLHLAKEAVGSFPFVAPDRERHSMFGALATPLLNHRDALIREARGLAKIRDVLLPALMLGQLGDDRSAALLYTTAAG, encoded by the coding sequence ATGACGTCTGATCAATCGCCGCCGCCGGGTTGGAGGCTTCATCGTCTGGGAGACGTCGCGGAGATCTTCGATGGGCCTCACGCGACACCGAAGAAGACCTCGGCCGGCCCTGTGTTCCTAGGCATCTCCTCGCTGACCAACGGTCGTCTCGACCTGGCGGACCTGGAGCACCTGTCGGAAGAGGACTTCATTCGATGGACGCGGCGAATCACACCGCGCGAGGGGGACGTCGTCTTCTCCTACGAGACGCGCCTCGGAGAGGCGGCCGCGATCCCCTCAGGGCTCCGATGCTGCCTTGGACGCCGTATGGGACTTCTTCGGCCTCGAGACCAGATCGTTCGACCCCGCTTTCTGCTGTACGCCTACCTGGGGCCCCAGTTTCAAGAGACCATCCGCGAGCGCACGATCCACGGGAGCACCGTCGATCGCATCCCGCTCAAGGAGATGGGGACGTTTCCCATCGCCTTGCCGCCACTTGACGAGCAAGAACGGATCGAGTCGATCCTCGCCGCGCTGGATGCGCGCTACGAGCACAACCACGCGCTCGGTGCGAGAGAGCTTCATGTTGCTCACCACATCTTCCGCAGCATGTTCGGAGGACGGATCGAAGGCGACGACCAGCTCGGCAACCACGTCACTGTGACGAGAGGGCGGTCCTACAAGTCGTCCGAGCTGACCGGCGATGATCGCGCCCTCGTGACGCTCAAGAGCGTTCGCGCCGGGGGCGGCTACAACCCGGACGGACTCAAGCCGTATTTAGGTGACTACAGGCCCCCGCAGGTGGTTCAGCCCGGAGAGCTCGTGGTGGCGCATACGGACCTGACCCAGGCGGCAGCGGTCATCGGAAAGCCTGCCATCGTTCCGGATACGGGATCGTTCAGCGAGCTGGTCGCATCGCTTGATCTGGCGATCGTCCGTCCCAGCGGGCTCTCGGTGAGCATCCCTTTCCTCTACTTCTTGTTCCTAGAGCCGTCATTTCAGCAACACGCATACGGATACGCGAACGGCAGCACCGTCCTGCACCTTGCCAAGGAAGCCGTCGGTTCTTTCCCCTTCGTGGCGCCAGATCGGGAACGGCACAGCATGTTCGGCGCACTTGCGACGCCGTTGTTGAACCACAGGGACGCGCTCATCCGAGAAGCGCGGGGCCTCGCGAAGATACGCGACGTGTTGCTGCCGGCGCTCATGCTGGGGCAGCTCGGCGATGACCGGTCGGCAGCGCTCCTCTACACCACGGCTGCCGGATGA
- a CDS encoding HAD family hydrolase, with product MDVQAVTVDLDDTIWPYAPIAMHIAETLKAFLAEAGPRAAEAFDPTALSAALTAPRETRQASSDVQRWLTPDGLRAELAACGHDPDLAGPALQATDDARQHVVPFPEAESALGRIGERYRILALTEGASDVERIGVAGWFDGVITSRDVGVSKPDPRIFRAACTALDLPPSSVLHAGNDLAKDVHGALAAGMQAAWVRRDPEGTEPPGVLVVADLSELASALGV from the coding sequence ATGGACGTCCAAGCCGTCACCGTCGATCTCGACGACACGATCTGGCCCTACGCACCGATCGCGATGCACATCGCCGAGACACTGAAGGCGTTCCTCGCGGAAGCCGGACCCCGCGCGGCCGAGGCCTTCGACCCAACGGCCCTTTCCGCTGCGCTGACCGCGCCGCGGGAGACGCGACAGGCGTCCTCCGATGTCCAGCGGTGGCTCACCCCCGACGGCCTCCGGGCGGAGCTCGCGGCCTGTGGCCACGACCCTGACCTCGCCGGCCCGGCACTCCAGGCGACAGACGACGCGCGGCAGCACGTCGTGCCGTTCCCGGAGGCCGAATCCGCTCTGGGCCGCATCGGTGAGCGTTACCGGATCCTCGCGCTGACCGAAGGGGCCTCTGACGTGGAGCGCATCGGCGTCGCGGGCTGGTTCGACGGGGTGATCACCAGCCGAGACGTCGGCGTCTCAAAGCCGGACCCGCGGATCTTCCGCGCCGCGTGCACGGCTCTGGACCTCCCGCCGTCGTCGGTGCTCCACGCGGGTAACGACCTTGCCAAGGACGTCCACGGAGCGCTCGCCGCGGGGATGCAGGCAGCCTGGGTGAGGCGAGATCCGGAGGGCACTGAGCCTCCCGGCGTGCTGGTCGTCGCTGATCTGTCGGAGCTGGCCTCAGCACTCGGTGTCTGA
- a CDS encoding class I SAM-dependent methyltransferase, which yields MKTSLWDPEYQRGGVPSSVRESPSGALVWALDNWSRLDRAPAIGARGLDVGCGTGRNTAHLVSRGFEMTAFDSSEVAIERARQRFAGRPEQPELLLHDLTDGLPVASGSIDFIVDTFVYKHQVEPSTRRAYRAEMSRVLKATGRVLISVAEPDDDYYGACPSHPSDTAGPHAVIDPALDVGSVLFSARELMEDVADCLQLEMVWRKERPGEMHGAPAVRRTMATIWRRRAAQ from the coding sequence ATGAAGACGAGCCTGTGGGACCCCGAGTACCAGCGAGGCGGCGTCCCGTCGAGCGTACGTGAGAGCCCATCGGGCGCGCTCGTCTGGGCGCTCGACAACTGGTCACGTCTCGACAGAGCGCCGGCCATTGGTGCCCGCGGTCTTGATGTCGGATGCGGCACGGGACGTAACACGGCTCACCTCGTCTCGCGGGGCTTCGAGATGACGGCCTTCGATAGCTCCGAGGTCGCGATCGAGAGAGCGCGCCAACGGTTCGCCGGTCGACCCGAGCAGCCTGAGCTCCTCCTCCACGATCTGACCGACGGCTTGCCGGTCGCGTCAGGCAGCATCGACTTCATCGTTGACACCTTCGTGTACAAGCACCAGGTGGAGCCGTCGACGCGACGCGCCTACCGCGCGGAGATGTCGCGAGTCCTCAAGGCGACCGGACGGGTCCTCATATCCGTTGCGGAACCGGACGACGACTACTACGGAGCTTGCCCGTCTCACCCCTCAGACACGGCGGGTCCACACGCGGTGATCGATCCGGCGCTCGACGTCGGGAGTGTTCTCTTCTCGGCGCGAGAGCTCATGGAAGATGTCGCTGACTGCCTCCAACTCGAGATGGTCTGGCGCAAGGAACGCCCCGGCGAGATGCACGGAGCGCCGGCCGTTCGGCGCACCATGGCCACGATCTGGCGGCGCCGAGCAGCGCAATAG
- a CDS encoding type I restriction-modification system subunit M, with product MTNNSTGENPNGAALFEAANKLRGSVESAEYKHLVLGLIFLKYISDTFTLRREQLQAELADPDSELYTEDVAERKEVLEDRDEYVAENVFWVPEDARWEKLLAAAQQPDIARRIDDALEAIENKNPRLRNVLPRIYTRAPLSAELMGSLLQTIAKIGFGKGAKEARDILGRTYEYFIKEFARSEGHRGGEFFTPGPVARLLVEMLQPFQGRVLDPACGSCGLFVQSGRFIEAHGGNPDMISIYGQERNQATWRIGLMNLAIHGLAGEVRYTEAGSLLDDAFPSLKADYVMANPPFNQREWSTPAIVDDVRWAHGMPPAGNANYAWIQHFVSHLAPDGRAGFVMANGSLTSAVGGESAIRTSLLRSDLVDCVVALPAQLFYTTGIPVCLWFIDRDKTSAGERDRRGEMLFVDARQMGSKISRTQIELTTDELDRVVSVYHAWRGQPGAAPYVDEAGFCRAVSLDDVEAAGFALTPGRYVGAPEAEEEAIAFEERMATLVDQLADDLAVNDRLATAVREALAKVGHDV from the coding sequence ATGACGAACAACAGCACCGGCGAGAACCCCAACGGCGCGGCTCTCTTCGAGGCGGCCAACAAGCTGCGCGGCAGCGTCGAGTCCGCCGAGTACAAGCACCTGGTTCTCGGCCTGATCTTCCTGAAGTACATCTCCGACACGTTCACACTCCGTCGCGAACAGCTCCAGGCTGAGCTGGCCGACCCCGACAGCGAGCTCTACACCGAGGACGTCGCCGAGCGCAAGGAGGTCTTGGAAGACCGCGACGAGTACGTCGCCGAGAACGTCTTCTGGGTCCCTGAGGATGCCCGCTGGGAGAAGCTCCTCGCCGCCGCCCAGCAGCCTGACATCGCCCGACGCATCGACGACGCGCTGGAGGCGATCGAGAACAAGAACCCGCGCCTGCGGAACGTGCTGCCACGTATCTACACGCGCGCGCCCCTCTCGGCCGAGCTCATGGGCTCTCTCCTCCAGACGATCGCCAAGATCGGCTTCGGCAAGGGCGCGAAGGAGGCGCGGGACATCCTCGGCCGTACCTACGAGTACTTCATCAAGGAGTTCGCCCGCTCCGAGGGTCACCGTGGCGGTGAGTTCTTCACGCCCGGTCCGGTGGCGCGTCTGCTCGTTGAGATGCTCCAGCCGTTCCAGGGACGTGTCCTCGACCCCGCCTGTGGTTCTTGCGGCCTGTTCGTGCAGTCGGGCCGCTTCATCGAGGCTCACGGCGGCAACCCCGACATGATCTCCATCTACGGTCAGGAGCGGAACCAGGCCACCTGGCGCATCGGGCTCATGAACCTCGCCATCCATGGCCTCGCCGGCGAAGTCCGGTACACCGAGGCCGGCTCGCTGCTCGACGATGCCTTCCCATCGCTGAAGGCGGACTACGTCATGGCGAACCCGCCGTTCAACCAGAGGGAGTGGTCCACGCCTGCGATCGTGGACGACGTGCGTTGGGCTCACGGCATGCCACCGGCTGGGAACGCCAACTACGCGTGGATCCAGCACTTCGTCTCTCACCTCGCTCCGGATGGGCGCGCGGGCTTCGTCATGGCGAACGGTTCGCTGACCAGCGCCGTCGGCGGGGAGAGCGCCATTCGAACTTCGCTGCTCCGCTCGGATCTTGTGGACTGCGTGGTGGCCTTGCCAGCGCAGCTCTTCTACACCACGGGGATCCCTGTGTGTCTTTGGTTCATCGACCGTGACAAGACGTCTGCGGGCGAGCGAGACCGACGTGGCGAGATGCTGTTCGTCGACGCTCGTCAGATGGGCAGCAAGATCAGCCGGACGCAGATCGAGCTCACGACGGACGAGCTCGACCGGGTGGTGTCCGTCTACCACGCATGGCGGGGACAGCCCGGTGCGGCTCCCTACGTCGACGAAGCCGGGTTCTGCCGAGCTGTGTCACTCGATGACGTAGAAGCCGCAGGCTTCGCACTCACGCCGGGCCGTTACGTTGGTGCACCTGAGGCCGAAGAGGAGGCAATTGCGTTCGAGGAGCGCATGGCGACGCTGGTAGATCAGCTCGCTGATGACCTCGCCGTCAACGACCGGTTGGCCACCGCTGTCCGAGAAGCGCTTGCGAAGGTCGGGCATGACGTCTGA
- a CDS encoding HAD family hydrolase, with the protein MPHLDRLVIFDIGATLVTGPSRGPWSRIADRLALTRETRQALRDVLMTSRFETPAEVTEFLAAAGADRADAANVVTEVWTAQTKEAQALDGALATLNRLREDGVVLALISNIWAPYLESVRSLFGEFFDREIPAELQFFSFREGVAKPSTVPVATILRRSGMTADATLMVGDSYAEDIAPAIAQGVRTLWLLHRPQREASDLVRVLNGSLPRPTAASRSIAEVDVEAIFSM; encoded by the coding sequence ATGCCCCATCTCGACCGGCTCGTGATCTTCGACATCGGCGCGACGCTCGTAACTGGGCCGTCGCGGGGACCGTGGTCGCGGATCGCCGATCGCCTTGCCCTCACGCGTGAGACGCGACAGGCCCTGCGCGATGTCCTCATGACCAGTCGTTTCGAGACGCCGGCCGAAGTGACCGAGTTCCTCGCCGCAGCTGGAGCAGACCGGGCGGATGCGGCGAACGTCGTCACGGAGGTCTGGACCGCGCAGACGAAGGAGGCGCAAGCCCTCGACGGCGCGCTGGCCACCCTGAACAGGCTCCGGGAGGACGGGGTGGTGCTGGCGCTGATCTCGAACATCTGGGCGCCGTACCTCGAGTCGGTCCGCTCGCTGTTCGGCGAATTCTTCGATCGCGAGATCCCTGCCGAGTTGCAGTTCTTCTCGTTCCGCGAGGGCGTCGCCAAGCCATCGACGGTGCCCGTCGCAACGATCCTGCGACGATCGGGCATGACTGCCGACGCCACGCTCATGGTCGGGGACTCTTACGCGGAGGACATCGCGCCCGCGATCGCACAAGGTGTGCGGACACTCTGGCTCCTCCATCGACCGCAACGCGAGGCCTCGGACCTCGTCCGTGTTCTCAACGGGAGCCTGCCTCGGCCCACGGCGGCGTCCCGGTCAATCGCCGAGGTCGACGTCGAAGCGATCTTCAGCATGTGA
- a CDS encoding thymidylate synthase, with product MRKAITTAAPTWEARYYADRLHDVNPMGDVGLILLWSPYEHVRKKLAREAPAVLDPARSRVATVANLYGDGLHGMLSNLLYNPQVRHLIAFGRKLGQDSCAEIEALLAHGLEETTLLGAPMLRIPGTSRYFRRGNGLDVTPLQERLTFTYAGKPSDDGAMERVVGLLDTLPRADPDDLGERVLVDIPDPDPREQRPSEIAGHQVIRATPLAAWEELVVRTMRFGRVATLADESTRLELHNVKTVITDPREHSREALARYGFDLEQFQRYQEAILDPELPVDISYNYGNRLRAHFDQGAGADMLHTIIEKLRKQPRTRGAYLSLWDNTRDLAGVGAPPGAATPCLVSLQFRETGDRLALTATYRVHNLLTAWLQNVYGLMAILDHVAVNTDLAPGPMTVISQLLGIDPSSSRYGPAMELERSWQRDDDVDHDNRKSSIREDPNGHFVVTADTLRGVVIAEHYYAGNLIKRYEERSGLKIQQKISGDMAISQVSHALWIARELTLAEQELRTVTDGREEGR from the coding sequence ATGAGAAAGGCCATCACCACCGCCGCGCCCACATGGGAAGCGCGCTACTACGCTGATCGTTTGCACGACGTCAACCCCATGGGCGATGTCGGCCTGATCCTGCTTTGGTCGCCCTACGAGCACGTTCGCAAGAAGCTTGCTCGCGAGGCACCTGCGGTTCTGGACCCGGCACGCAGCCGCGTCGCCACGGTGGCCAACCTGTACGGCGACGGCCTACACGGGATGCTGTCCAACCTGCTGTACAACCCCCAGGTGCGTCACTTGATCGCCTTCGGACGGAAGCTCGGGCAAGACAGCTGCGCCGAGATCGAGGCGCTCCTTGCACACGGCTTGGAAGAGACGACGCTCCTCGGGGCGCCGATGCTGCGCATCCCAGGAACATCGCGCTACTTCCGGCGCGGCAATGGTCTCGACGTGACGCCGCTGCAGGAACGTCTCACCTTCACATACGCCGGGAAGCCGTCGGATGACGGCGCGATGGAACGTGTGGTCGGGCTTCTCGACACGTTGCCCCGAGCGGATCCGGACGATCTCGGAGAACGCGTGCTGGTGGACATCCCCGACCCGGACCCCCGCGAGCAACGCCCTTCCGAGATCGCGGGACATCAGGTCATCCGCGCCACGCCCCTCGCGGCGTGGGAAGAGCTCGTCGTCCGGACGATGCGCTTCGGTCGTGTGGCGACCCTTGCCGACGAGAGCACGCGTCTGGAACTGCACAACGTCAAAACGGTGATCACAGATCCGCGGGAGCACTCGCGCGAAGCCCTCGCGCGGTACGGCTTCGACCTCGAGCAGTTCCAGAGGTACCAAGAGGCGATCCTCGACCCCGAGCTTCCGGTCGACATCTCATACAACTACGGAAACCGGCTGCGAGCGCATTTCGACCAGGGCGCGGGGGCCGACATGCTTCACACCATCATCGAGAAGCTGCGGAAGCAGCCGCGGACGCGTGGTGCGTATCTGTCCTTGTGGGACAACACACGCGACCTGGCAGGAGTTGGCGCGCCCCCCGGTGCAGCAACTCCGTGCCTCGTGAGCCTGCAGTTCCGTGAGACCGGTGATCGGCTTGCGCTCACGGCCACCTATAGAGTGCACAACCTCCTCACCGCGTGGCTCCAGAACGTGTACGGGCTCATGGCGATCCTCGATCATGTCGCCGTCAACACGGACCTCGCACCCGGACCGATGACCGTCATCAGCCAGTTGCTCGGGATCGATCCGAGCAGCAGCCGTTACGGCCCGGCCATGGAGCTCGAGCGATCCTGGCAACGTGACGACGACGTCGACCACGACAACCGCAAGTCCTCGATCCGAGAGGATCCGAACGGGCACTTCGTCGTCACCGCCGACACCCTGCGTGGGGTCGTGATTGCTGAGCATTATTACGCAGGCAACCTCATCAAACGCTACGAAGAGAGAAGCGGCTTGAAGATCCAGCAGAAGATCAGCGGCGATATGGCCATCAGCCAGGTCTCGCATGCCCTATGGATCGCACGTGAGCTGACGCTGGCAGAACAAGAGCTCCGAACGGTGACCGACGGTCGCGAGGAGGGGCGATGA